A stretch of Linepithema humile isolate Giens D197 chromosome 3, Lhum_UNIL_v1.0, whole genome shotgun sequence DNA encodes these proteins:
- the LOC105669352 gene encoding all trans-polyprenyl-diphosphate synthase PDSS2-like, whose product MSANIAVFRIWRESNPMITYLWKSHVTFQIQKTICVSTKNRYHFSNVTQAENKITVNQKTDWNKTISEAEKIVGYPTPFLNLRWLLSDEIANVALHLRKLVGTTHPLLKTVKNLFIYNGRNAFGLIVLLISKAAGHLNAKPIEEDKAAGVLHSQRVLAEVIQMICTSNLIHKSLVNINTNESLESLELNTMSFGNKIALLCGIYLFGNSCIELAALRKQDLVFLISSAVRDLCQAEFVARRDSQNFPIPSIPPKDSTGYALKEWTLLNVYGGGSLLGKSCQDTLKLAGHNEEIQENGYKFGKHLALAWQASLDLGLCLSNDKEIIYNLCAAPIMFHVEHDPSILIELDKGLESVEKIDYLKLLDIVTAGPGIGLTKELVKEHSQKALEILNVFKESDAKTALSNIIVAIGDF is encoded by the exons atgtcTGCAAACATAGCTGTATTCAGAATTTGGAGAGAAAGTAATCCTATGATTACATATCTATGGAAATCGCATGTGACTTTTCAAATCCAAAAAACAATTTGCGTTTCTACAAAAAACAGATATCATTTTAGTAATGTCACTCAggcggaaaataaaataacagtaaATCAGAAAACAGACtggaataaaacaatatcagAGGCAGAAAAGATTGTTGGATATCCGACgccttttttaaatttaaggtGGCTGTTGAGCGATGAGATTGCAAATGTTGCATTGCACTTAAGAAAGCTAGTTGGCACAACCCATCCCTTACTAAAGACAGTCAA gaatttgtttatttataatggaCGTAACGCATTTGGTCTTATTGTGTTATTAATCTCTAAAGCTGCTGGCCATTTAAATGCAAAACCAATAGAAGAAGATAAAGCTGCAGGTGTATTACACag TCAAAGAGTATTGGCCGAAGTTATACAAATGATATGCACTAGTAACTTGATACACAAAAGTttggtaaatataaatacaaatgaaTCTTTAGAATCATTGGAGTTGAACACTATGTCTTTTGGCAATAAAATAGCATTGTTATGTGGTATTTACTTGTTTGGCAATAGCTGTATTGAATTGGCGGCTCTTAGAAAGCAGGAT CTTGTATTCTTGATATCAAGTGCAGTAAGAGATTTATGTCAAGCAGAATTTGTAGCACGCAGAGACAGTCAAAATTTTCCCATACCGTCAATACCACCTAAAGATTCTACAGGCTACGCACTGAAAGAATGGACGCTCTTAAATGTTTATGGTGGTGGATCATTACTCGGTAAAAGTTGTCAAGATACATTAAAGCTAGCAGGACATAATGAGGAAATACAGGAGAATGGTTACAAATTTGGCAAGCATCTAGCTTTAGCTTGGCAG GCTTCCTTAGACTTAGGTTTATGCCTTAGCAATGATAAagaaatcatatataatttatgtgcTGCGCCAATTATGTTCCATGTTGAACATGATCCATCGATTTTGATCGAACTTGATAAAGGTTTAGAAtcagttgaaaaaattgattatttaaag TTGCTTGACATCGTCACAGCTGGTCCAGGCATTGGATTAACCAAAGAGCTTGTGAAGGAACATTCGCAAAAAGCGTTGGAAATCTTGAATGTTTTTAAAGAAAGTGATGCTAAAACAGcattatctaatattattgttGCCATAGgagatttttaa